A genomic segment from Cygnus atratus isolate AKBS03 ecotype Queensland, Australia chromosome Z, CAtr_DNAZoo_HiC_assembly, whole genome shotgun sequence encodes:
- the LOC118256701 gene encoding uncharacterized protein LOC118256701, translating to MALQLLALTFLLVLVPLLGAQAQEDTGPKTQGVPRETEMCQKPSWDTRLRLAPDQEEYRRNEEVMLSCPEGLHPSFSHIKCSREVQSISTGKPVYREVWMGKGTGGAWTRIRSMVECVEAFQVVPGTLEASTTSIKLNWTCSLPDACQRMQATCRLEGPSSPPCEAEEVTGQEMLHGQNGTFTCNHLQPFTDYSVTISVPPSTILFTWVIRTEETVPEKPERLWLDASTGTLRWQALPCCKGEILGYQLNVTARGPQDGGFLQVERLRLSSSVTEHPLPAHGPGTSYTVAVRGLTAAGAGAALLEEFQTNSSETSDPPDVSSRLVRDISPSQGTAVLPLRPITWVPEAGSEHQLLVAATHNGTALEGACSGELQPFNASRPPDAYVAAVLNLTAPTAFVLGDGTHGHGFHNAPLRPGSDYTALLRLVRRSQQEETFTCVCYSFSVVAGQPPGSWTGIVTGVVVLLLLLLLFAGIVWFVLSRRRKAVPIKAKENN from the exons ATGGCCCTGCAGTTGCTGGCTCTGACCTTTCTCCTGGTCCTCGTCCCTCTGCTGGGAGCACAGGCACAAGAAGATACTGGTCCCAAGACCCAAGGAGTACCCCGGGAAACAG AAATGTGCCAAAAGCCCTCGTGGGACACAAGACTCCGTCTGGCACCAGACCAGGAGGAGTACAGGAGGAACGAAGAAGTGATGCTGAGCTGCCCTGAGGGTTTACATCCATCTTTCAGCCACATCAAATGTTCAAGAGAAGTCCAGTCCATCAGCACTGGGAAACCTGTGTACAGAGAAGTTTGGATGGGAAAGGGCACGGGAGGTGCCTGGACCCGCATTCGCTCCATGGTGGAGTGCGTGG AGGCCTTCCAGGTTGTGCCTGGGACTTTGGAGGCTTCCACCACCAGCATCAAACTGAACTGGACCTGCAGTCTGCCTGATGCCTGCCAGCGCATGCAGGCCACGTGCAGGCTGGAAGggccttcctcccctccctgtgaGGCTGAGGAGGTCACGGGACAGGAGATGCTGCACGGCCAAAATGGAACATTTACCTGCAACCACCTGCAGCCCTTCACGGACTACAGTGTCACCATCTCAGTGCCCCCCAGCACGATCCTATTTACATGGGTGATCAGGACAGAAGAAACAG TGCCCGAGAAGCCGGAGCGGCTGTGGCTGGATGCCAGCACGGGGACGCTGCGGTGGCAGGCGCTGCCCTGCTGCAAAGGGGAGATCCTTGGATACCAG ctgaACGTCACCGCCAGGGGCCCGCAGGACGGCGGCTTCCTCCAGGTCGAGCGGCTGAGGCTGAGCAGCTCCGTCACGGAGCACCCGCTGCCTGCGCACGGCCCTGGCACCAGCTACACGGTGGCCGTGCGGGGCCTCACGGCTGCCGGGGCCGGCGCAGCATTGCTGGAGGAGTTTCAGACCAACAGCTCGG AGACCTCGGACCCTCCTGATGTCAGCTCCCGCCTTGTGCGCGACATCTCCCCATCCCAAGGCACGGCCGTGCTTCCCCTCCGCCCCATCACCTGGGTCCCCGAGGCGGGCAG CGAGCACCAGCTCCTCGTGGCTGCGACGCACAACGGCACGGCGCTGGAAGGCGCCTGCTcgggggagctgcagcccttcaACGCCAGCCGCCCACCCGACGCCTACGTGGCCGCCGTGCTCAACCTCACCGCCCCCACGGCCTTCGTGCTGGGCGACGGGACCCACGGGCACGGCTTCCACAACGCTCCCCTGCGCCCGGGCTCGGACTACACCGCCCTCCTCCGCCTCGTGCGGCGCTCCCAGCAG GAGGAGACGTTCACCTGCGTGTGCTACAGCTTCTCTGTGG TTGCAGGGCAGCCCCCTGGCTCATGGACCGGGATTGTGACTGGAGTGGTTgtgctgttgttgctgcttctcctgtttGCAGGCATTGTGTGGTTCGTGCTGTCCAG gagaaggaaggctGTACCCATCAAAGCTAAGGAGAACAAttaa